The proteins below come from a single Agromyces flavus genomic window:
- a CDS encoding heat shock protein transcriptional repressor HspR, with product MMQVDGESPLFVISVAAELAGMHPQTLRQYDRLGLVSPKRTAGKSRRYSMRDVAQLREIQQLSSEGVSLEGIRRVLGLENEVTELRARVRELERALADEMLNRPGRRVFAAGSEGDIVSVRTGTRVRRENAVVVWRPLERG from the coding sequence ATGATGCAGGTCGACGGCGAGAGCCCGCTCTTCGTGATCTCCGTCGCGGCCGAGCTCGCCGGGATGCATCCGCAGACGCTCCGCCAGTACGACCGACTCGGCCTCGTGTCGCCCAAGCGCACCGCGGGCAAGTCGCGGCGCTACTCGATGCGGGATGTCGCGCAGCTGCGTGAGATCCAGCAGCTCTCGAGCGAGGGCGTGAGCCTCGAGGGCATCCGTCGTGTGCTCGGACTCGAGAACGAGGTGACCGAACTGCGTGCCCGCGTGCGCGAGCTCGAGCGCGCGCTCGCCGACGAGATGCTCAACCGTCCGGGTCGTCGCGTGTTCGCTGCCGGCAGCGAGGGCGACATCGTGTCGGTGCGCACCGGAACCCGTGTCCGCCGTGAGAATGCGGTCGTCGTCTGGCGACCGCTCGAGCGCGGCTGA
- a CDS encoding EAL domain-containing protein, translating to MHGNHRVIRELRRAAARGEIIAEYQAQVDATSGRTVAVEALSRWRHPERGVLGPQHFIPIAEETRSMDAVGDAMIRAACRYGAELADSGRPLEVAVNVAAVQLEQPDFAERVLDRLAHAGLVPSLLTLELTESRPSPATAAAMLDRLQAHGVGVSLDDVRSLEEAESRSAALPITELKVDRSVIERLPDDDRMAARLVGFAHERGLRTVAEGVETERQWEAVRALGFHRAQGFLFGRPTPPERMTARLQAEADGPAQSEL from the coding sequence GTGCACGGGAACCACCGCGTCATTCGCGAGCTGCGCCGTGCCGCGGCGCGCGGCGAGATCATCGCGGAGTACCAGGCGCAGGTGGATGCGACGAGCGGGCGCACGGTCGCGGTCGAGGCGCTGAGCCGGTGGCGTCATCCCGAGCGCGGCGTGCTCGGACCGCAGCACTTCATCCCCATCGCCGAGGAGACCCGGTCGATGGACGCGGTCGGCGATGCCATGATCCGCGCCGCCTGCCGGTACGGCGCAGAGCTCGCGGACTCGGGTCGACCGCTCGAGGTCGCCGTCAACGTCGCCGCAGTGCAGCTCGAGCAGCCCGACTTCGCCGAGCGCGTGCTCGATCGGCTGGCGCACGCCGGTCTCGTGCCGAGCCTGCTCACACTCGAGCTCACCGAGTCCCGGCCCTCGCCGGCGACCGCCGCCGCCATGCTCGACCGACTGCAGGCGCACGGCGTCGGGGTGTCGCTCGACGATGTCCGCAGCCTGGAAGAGGCGGAGTCCCGCTCGGCGGCCCTGCCGATCACCGAGCTCAAGGTCGATCGCTCGGTGATCGAGCGTCTGCCCGACGACGACCGTATGGCCGCGAGACTCGTCGGCTTCGCCCACGAGCGCGGTCTCCGTACGGTCGCCGAAGGCGTCGAGACCGAGCGGCAGTGGGAGGCCGTGCGGGCGCTCGGCTTCCACCGGGCCCAGGGGTTCCTGTTCGGTCGTCCCACGCCACCCGAACGGATGACCGCCCGCCTCCAGGCGGAGGCGGACGGTCCGGCTCAGAGCGAGCTGTAG
- a CDS encoding DUF7882 family protein, producing MGTLIYGPRISEFEIEDRTLAHLQFVIAAKLQRGENFMFTWSHGMERGSGRSVIWISPAAQVHFRFSGNRAPTLNRAWLEILMDSANSRAGLHWVPEPTEAVRA from the coding sequence ATGGGAACGCTGATCTACGGTCCGCGGATCTCGGAGTTCGAGATCGAGGATCGCACGCTCGCGCACCTGCAGTTCGTGATCGCGGCGAAGCTGCAGCGCGGCGAGAACTTCATGTTCACCTGGAGCCATGGGATGGAGCGCGGCAGCGGCCGCAGCGTCATCTGGATCAGCCCGGCTGCCCAGGTGCATTTCCGGTTCAGCGGCAACCGCGCCCCCACGCTCAATCGCGCCTGGCTCGAGATCCTGATGGACAGCGCGAACAGCCGCGCCGGACTGCACTGGGTGCCCGAACCGACCGAAGCGGTTCGCGCGTGA
- a CDS encoding DUF7882 family protein: MGTLEYNSKLSATFDDRTLAHLQVVIWSKLRRGEHFAFTWVDEEASPPRTSVWCSPTIPMSFQFDQAEPSELNPRWVEVLTKAANSAGGLRLVAEPGDVPAPTR, translated from the coding sequence ATGGGAACACTGGAATACAACTCGAAGCTCTCGGCGACGTTCGACGACCGGACACTCGCCCACCTGCAGGTGGTGATCTGGTCCAAGCTGCGTCGCGGCGAGCACTTCGCATTCACGTGGGTCGACGAGGAGGCCTCACCGCCCCGGACCTCGGTCTGGTGCAGTCCCACCATCCCGATGAGCTTCCAGTTCGACCAGGCCGAGCCGTCCGAGCTCAATCCGAGATGGGTCGAGGTCCTGACCAAGGCAGCCAACTCGGCGGGCGGGCTGCGGCTCGTCGCGGAGCCCGGCGACGTGCCGGCGCCGACCCGATGA
- a CDS encoding sensor domain-containing diguanylate cyclase encodes MTISSAPPPLGSGADELRESFAELFHGAPCGYLTTTTDGVITRANRTLVTWTGHSEDDLIGTSLVDLLTPAGQLFYEARYATVLRLAGEVREVALSIRCADGRDLPVLVNAVIAPERDGAPEEIRTAIFDATERQDYERQLLVARRQAEASEARVRVLQDASSAFGLVMNAQELGEALISAARTGLLAAGAAVLLHDEHGNQDLIADGVQVDPLISAGLMDLAAQAIEGDEVVTVSSLDQAAAIRPDLDVALQDQRLAALSIAPLRGDSASRGVVVCFYGRDQVFDDETRDIHAALARQAAQVLRRVRLQEELSHRALHDQLTGLANRKLLQERLEAALAGAQRDGRPLSIVFIDLDGFKPINDALGHRIGDEVLVEVADRLRGVARASDPVARYGGDEFVIVCENADAEAARILAERFRHEVGRPLTSVPPRYAVAASIGVATWNPDDRAGAPDADQLIRLADEAMYDSKRGGRDRVTSVTA; translated from the coding sequence ATGACGATCTCCTCAGCCCCACCACCCCTCGGGAGCGGCGCCGACGAGCTCCGGGAGTCGTTCGCCGAACTCTTCCACGGCGCGCCGTGCGGGTACCTCACGACGACCACCGACGGCGTGATCACGCGCGCGAACCGGACGCTCGTGACCTGGACGGGCCACTCCGAGGACGACCTGATCGGCACCTCGCTCGTCGACCTGCTCACGCCAGCGGGGCAGTTGTTCTACGAGGCGCGATACGCCACCGTCCTCCGGCTCGCCGGCGAGGTCCGCGAGGTCGCGCTCTCCATCCGTTGCGCCGACGGTCGCGACCTCCCCGTGCTCGTCAACGCGGTGATCGCGCCCGAACGCGATGGAGCGCCCGAGGAGATCCGCACGGCGATCTTCGACGCGACGGAGCGCCAGGACTACGAGCGACAGCTTCTCGTCGCCCGTCGACAGGCCGAGGCGTCCGAGGCCCGAGTCCGCGTCCTGCAGGACGCCTCGAGTGCCTTCGGCCTCGTCATGAACGCGCAGGAACTCGGCGAGGCGCTCATCTCCGCCGCCCGTACGGGCCTGCTCGCCGCGGGTGCCGCGGTCCTCCTGCACGACGAGCACGGCAACCAGGACCTCATCGCCGACGGCGTCCAGGTCGATCCGCTCATCTCCGCAGGACTCATGGACCTCGCCGCGCAGGCCATCGAGGGTGACGAGGTGGTCACGGTGTCGAGCCTCGACCAGGCCGCCGCCATCCGCCCCGACCTCGACGTCGCCCTGCAGGATCAGCGGCTCGCGGCACTCAGCATCGCGCCGCTCCGCGGCGACTCGGCCTCACGCGGCGTCGTCGTCTGCTTCTACGGACGCGATCAGGTCTTCGACGACGAGACCCGCGACATCCACGCTGCGCTGGCGCGGCAGGCGGCGCAGGTGCTCCGCAGGGTCCGGCTCCAGGAGGAGCTCTCCCACCGCGCCCTGCACGACCAGCTCACCGGGCTGGCCAATCGCAAGCTGCTCCAGGAGCGGCTCGAGGCGGCGTTGGCCGGCGCGCAGCGCGACGGCCGGCCGCTCTCGATCGTGTTCATCGACCTCGACGGCTTCAAGCCGATCAACGACGCACTCGGCCATCGCATCGGCGACGAGGTGCTTGTCGAGGTCGCCGACCGCCTGCGGGGCGTCGCGCGCGCGTCCGATCCGGTCGCCCGCTACGGCGGCGACGAGTTCGTCATCGTGTGCGAGAACGCCGATGCCGAGGCCGCGCGGATCCTCGCCGAGCGATTCCGCCACGAGGTGGGTCGGCCGTTGACGAGCGTGCCACCGCGATACGCTGTCGCGGCGAGCATCGGCGTGGCGACCTGGAACCCCGACGACCGCGCGGGCGCGCCGGACGCCGACCAGCTGATCCGGCTGGCCGACGAGGCGATGTACGACTCGAAGCGTGGCGGTCGTGACCGCGTCACGTCGGTGACGGCGTAG
- a CDS encoding alpha/beta fold hydrolase, whose translation MTIIAADPRSHVLRRNNVTESGDRTARPIVFAHGFGCSQEMWQAVAPQFEADHHVVLFDAVGSGSSDPAAYDPAKYDSLHGYADDLLDILEALDLHDVVFVGHSVAAMVGVLASNVDASRFGALVLVGPSPRYLDDDGYTGGFRREDIDGLLDALDANYLGWSETMAPLIMGRADRPEYGAQLTESFCSIDPRIASQFARVTFLSDNRRDLELVGTPTLVLQCSEDVIAPTAVGRYVHEQIPGSRFVQLAATGHCPNVSAPDELADEIRAFLR comes from the coding sequence ATGACCATCATCGCCGCCGACCCGCGTTCGCACGTGCTTCGCAGGAACAACGTCACGGAGTCCGGGGATCGCACGGCGCGACCGATCGTCTTCGCCCACGGCTTCGGCTGCAGCCAGGAGATGTGGCAGGCGGTGGCCCCGCAGTTCGAAGCCGACCACCACGTGGTGCTGTTCGACGCCGTCGGCTCGGGCAGCTCCGACCCCGCCGCGTACGATCCGGCGAAGTACGACTCGTTGCACGGCTACGCCGACGACCTGCTCGACATCCTCGAGGCGCTCGACCTGCACGACGTCGTCTTCGTCGGGCATTCGGTGGCGGCCATGGTGGGCGTGCTGGCCTCCAACGTCGACGCCTCGCGATTCGGGGCGCTGGTGCTGGTCGGGCCCTCACCGCGATACCTCGACGACGACGGCTACACGGGCGGCTTCCGCCGCGAGGACATCGACGGCCTGCTCGACGCGCTCGACGCCAACTACCTCGGATGGTCCGAGACGATGGCCCCGTTGATCATGGGACGTGCCGATCGCCCCGAGTACGGGGCGCAACTGACCGAGAGCTTCTGCAGCATCGACCCGCGGATCGCGAGCCAGTTCGCACGCGTGACCTTCCTCTCCGACAACCGCCGCGACCTCGAGCTGGTCGGCACTCCGACGCTCGTCCTGCAGTGCTCCGAGGACGTCATCGCGCCGACGGCCGTCGGCCGGTACGTGCACGAGCAGATCCCGGGCAGCCGCTTCGTGCAGCTGGCTGCGACCGGCCATTGCCCGAACGTCTCCGCGCCCGATGAGCTCGCCGACGAGATCAGGGCGTTCCTCCGATGA
- a CDS encoding ArsR/SmtB family transcription factor, translated as MTVTLLPMAEPESTVCCAPLTRETIEPEQADLLARKLKALADPTRLRLVSMVAASDGEEACVCDLIDPVGLSQPTVSHHLKILMEAGFLTRSKRGTWAYYKLVPGALGQLSQLLDVTASR; from the coding sequence ATGACGGTGACACTGCTTCCGATGGCCGAGCCGGAGTCGACGGTGTGCTGCGCTCCGCTCACTCGCGAGACCATCGAGCCCGAGCAGGCCGACCTCCTCGCGCGCAAGCTCAAGGCCCTCGCCGACCCGACGCGTCTTCGGCTCGTCTCGATGGTCGCGGCATCCGATGGTGAGGAAGCCTGCGTGTGCGATCTCATCGACCCCGTCGGCCTGAGCCAGCCCACCGTCTCGCACCACCTCAAGATCCTGATGGAGGCCGGGTTCCTCACGCGCAGCAAGCGCGGCACCTGGGCGTACTACAAGCTCGTCCCGGGTGCGCTCGGGCAGCTCTCGCAGTTGCTCGACGTCACCGCATCTCGCTGA
- a CDS encoding NAD(P)-binding domain-containing protein: MTLIDLTAETLRERRLDTLPVAIIGAGPIGLAAAANLVERGIEFIVYEAGDEIASSIRQWGHTRLFSPWKHVVDPASRRLLEAVGWELPSPESLPTGTELVERYLEPLAALEPIAARIRKGVTVDAITRRGMDRTRTANRASTPFLLRVHSADGVEETTARAVIDASGTYQQPNSLASSGLDPLGLPDVADRVGHALPDVLGRERARFAGRHTTVVGAGHSAANTLLALAALADEEPGTRITWLIRNARAVRVTTSEDDELAARADIGRRVDALVHSGRIELVDRFETVRLGRTDDGVRLYGLRGDELVEHETDVVVNATGFRPNLDMLREIRLELDDIVEAPKRLAPLIDPNVHTCGTVEPHGFAELEHPEPGFFLAGMKSYGRAPTFLLATGYEQVRSITAWIAGDEVAARNVELVLPATGVCSSSLPADGASASSCGIDPVAASGTAAQSSCCS, from the coding sequence ATGACCCTGATCGATCTCACCGCCGAGACCCTGCGGGAGCGCCGGCTCGACACCCTGCCGGTCGCGATCATCGGCGCCGGCCCGATCGGGCTCGCGGCCGCCGCGAACCTCGTCGAGCGCGGCATCGAGTTCATCGTCTACGAGGCGGGCGACGAGATCGCGAGCAGCATCCGACAGTGGGGTCACACTCGCCTGTTCTCACCGTGGAAGCACGTCGTCGACCCCGCCTCCCGCCGACTGCTCGAGGCGGTCGGCTGGGAGCTTCCGTCGCCCGAGTCCCTCCCCACGGGCACCGAGCTCGTCGAGCGCTACCTGGAGCCGCTCGCCGCGCTCGAGCCCATCGCCGCGCGCATCCGCAAGGGCGTGACGGTCGACGCGATCACGCGCCGAGGCATGGACCGGACCCGCACGGCGAATCGCGCGTCGACGCCCTTCCTCCTCCGCGTCCACTCGGCCGACGGCGTCGAGGAGACCACGGCGCGCGCCGTCATCGACGCGTCGGGCACGTACCAGCAGCCGAACAGCCTGGCGTCGTCGGGGCTCGACCCGCTCGGGCTTCCCGACGTCGCCGACCGGGTCGGCCATGCCCTTCCCGACGTGCTCGGCCGCGAGCGCGCCCGCTTCGCCGGCCGCCACACGACGGTCGTCGGAGCCGGGCACTCGGCGGCGAACACCCTGCTCGCCCTCGCCGCTCTCGCTGACGAGGAGCCGGGCACCCGCATCACCTGGCTGATCCGCAACGCCCGTGCCGTCCGGGTCACCACCTCGGAGGACGACGAGCTCGCCGCTCGGGCCGACATCGGCCGGCGCGTCGACGCGCTGGTGCACTCCGGACGCATCGAGCTGGTCGATCGATTCGAGACCGTCCGCCTCGGCCGCACCGACGACGGCGTGCGCCTCTACGGGCTCCGCGGCGACGAGCTGGTCGAGCACGAGACCGACGTGGTCGTGAACGCGACCGGCTTCCGGCCGAACCTCGACATGCTCCGCGAGATCCGCCTCGAGCTCGACGACATCGTCGAGGCGCCCAAGCGCCTCGCGCCCCTCATCGACCCGAACGTGCACACGTGCGGCACGGTCGAGCCGCACGGGTTCGCCGAGCTCGAGCATCCCGAGCCCGGCTTCTTCCTCGCCGGCATGAAGAGCTACGGCCGCGCGCCGACCTTCCTGCTCGCGACCGGGTACGAGCAGGTCCGTTCGATCACGGCGTGGATCGCCGGTGACGAGGTGGCAGCCCGCAATGTCGAGCTCGTGCTGCCCGCGACGGGCGTCTGCTCGTCGAGCCTGCCGGCGGATGGCGCGAGCGCGAGCTCCTGCGGGATCGATCCCGTCGCGGCATCCGGCACCGCCGCCCAGTCGAGCTGCTGCAGCTGA
- a CDS encoding arsenate reductase ArsC — MPDKPTVLFVCVHNAGRSQMAAGYLRQLGGDRVEVLSAGSAPKDEINPVAVDAMAEEGIDIAGNTPKVLTTEAVKDSDVVITMGCGDACPIFPGKRYEDWGLDDPAGQGIEAVRPIRDEIRRRVEKLLGEILADRAPA, encoded by the coding sequence ATGCCCGACAAGCCGACCGTCCTGTTCGTCTGCGTGCACAACGCCGGCCGCTCGCAGATGGCTGCCGGCTACCTGCGCCAGCTCGGCGGCGACCGCGTCGAGGTGCTCTCAGCCGGCTCGGCCCCGAAGGACGAGATCAATCCCGTTGCCGTCGACGCCATGGCCGAGGAGGGCATCGACATCGCCGGGAACACCCCGAAGGTGCTCACGACCGAGGCCGTGAAGGACTCTGACGTCGTGATCACGATGGGCTGCGGCGACGCCTGCCCGATCTTCCCCGGCAAGCGCTACGAGGACTGGGGGCTCGACGACCCCGCGGGCCAGGGCATCGAGGCCGTCCGCCCCATCCGCGATGAGATCCGACGGCGCGTCGAGAAGCTGCTCGGCGAGATCCTCGCGGATCGGGCGCCCGCATAG
- a CDS encoding metalloregulator ArsR/SmtB family transcription factor, with protein MGKGATDAATGGLALIADPTRARMLALILASPEGRATVTALADELGLRQPTVSHHAKTLHDQGVLERTPEGRRAWYSVAPSELDRVRGLLGEPGAAPPDDAVVDRIVDDLSQRFAGTFARETVARYVRESLDLVSEHAADSPRLASRTSGFAAERLSALAGHRAESRGTPKVLFVCVQNAGRSQMAAAILRHLAGDRVHVRTAGSEPASEVSPAILSALDEIGVPTGGEFPKPLTDEVVRAADVVITMGCGDACPVYPGKRYLDWELDDPVGQPTARVRAIRDDIDRRVRELLAELA; from the coding sequence ATGGGCAAGGGCGCGACGGATGCGGCGACCGGCGGTCTCGCGCTGATCGCCGATCCCACGCGCGCGCGCATGCTGGCGCTCATCCTCGCCAGCCCCGAGGGCCGCGCGACGGTCACGGCACTCGCGGACGAGCTCGGGCTCCGCCAGCCGACCGTGTCGCACCACGCCAAGACGTTGCACGACCAGGGCGTGCTGGAGCGCACCCCTGAAGGCCGGCGCGCCTGGTACTCCGTCGCGCCGTCCGAGCTCGATCGCGTGCGCGGCCTGCTGGGTGAACCCGGCGCCGCCCCGCCCGATGACGCCGTGGTCGATCGCATCGTCGACGACCTCTCGCAGCGGTTCGCGGGCACGTTCGCTCGTGAGACCGTGGCACGCTACGTGCGCGAGAGCCTCGATCTCGTCTCGGAACACGCTGCCGACTCCCCGCGACTGGCGTCACGGACGAGCGGCTTCGCTGCAGAGCGCCTCTCGGCACTCGCCGGGCACCGCGCGGAATCCCGCGGCACGCCCAAGGTCCTCTTCGTGTGCGTGCAGAACGCGGGGCGGTCGCAGATGGCGGCGGCGATCCTCCGGCACCTCGCCGGCGACCGCGTGCACGTGCGCACGGCCGGGTCGGAGCCGGCGAGCGAAGTGAGTCCCGCCATCCTGAGCGCGCTCGACGAGATCGGCGTGCCGACCGGCGGGGAGTTCCCCAAGCCGCTGACCGACGAGGTCGTCCGGGCGGCCGATGTCGTGATCACGATGGGCTGTGGCGACGCCTGCCCGGTCTACCCCGGGAAGCGGTACCTCGACTGGGAGCTCGACGATCCGGTGGGGCAGCCGACGGCACGGGTGCGCGCCATCCGCGACGACATCGACCGGCGCGTGCGGGAGTTGCTGGCCGAGCTCGCCTGA
- a CDS encoding M20/M25/M40 family metallo-hydrolase → MDGATGAAAQLRGVVSSRRARFREELAEWVRIPSIAGDAERVEAVHRSAAYLAGRFREGGFPRVEVWSQADSAAVFAEWMARPDAPTVLVYSHHDVRAIRPELWSVTAPFEPLERDGLLFGRGASDAKGQVLTHLAGLAAHVAVDGEPAVNLRFLIDGEEELGSPHLATVMETHAADLQADLVLFSDTLLLDPDRPAVCTSVRGMIGATLTVHGPEVDVHSGTVSGTSPNPIHDLARVIAALRDDEGRLAVPGLEAPSSPDGRQRADFAELGVEPTQWVALTETSRDEGEPGWTVPERLWARPWIEVISVQAGDTEGLPRAVIPATATAELSIRLAGDQDPQEIAGHVERWVADRLRGIRFDLEFDHVTAEAPYRTPEHPAVDALAAAMEVGFEVDRVGRMGNGGGGPADLLARRTGAPVLFFGTGLPNDRWHAPDEHVRLDVLERGAVTLAEFWRRLPAAIR, encoded by the coding sequence GTGGATGGGGCGACGGGCGCGGCGGCGCAGCTCCGGGGGGTCGTGAGCAGCCGCCGCGCCCGATTCCGCGAGGAGCTCGCGGAGTGGGTCCGCATCCCGTCCATCGCCGGCGACGCCGAACGCGTCGAAGCCGTGCATCGATCGGCGGCGTACCTCGCGGGGCGCTTCCGCGAGGGGGGCTTCCCGCGTGTCGAGGTCTGGTCCCAGGCCGACAGCGCGGCCGTGTTCGCCGAGTGGATGGCGCGGCCCGACGCGCCGACGGTGCTCGTCTACAGCCATCACGACGTGCGCGCCATCCGGCCGGAATTGTGGTCGGTCACCGCGCCGTTCGAACCCCTCGAACGCGACGGGCTGCTGTTCGGCCGGGGCGCGTCGGATGCCAAGGGCCAAGTGCTCACCCACCTGGCCGGACTCGCCGCGCACGTCGCCGTCGACGGCGAGCCCGCCGTCAACCTCCGCTTCCTGATCGACGGCGAGGAGGAGCTTGGCTCGCCGCACCTCGCGACGGTCATGGAGACGCACGCCGCGGACCTGCAGGCCGACCTCGTGCTCTTCTCCGACACGCTCCTGCTCGACCCCGACCGACCGGCGGTGTGCACGAGCGTACGCGGCATGATCGGCGCGACGCTCACGGTGCACGGGCCCGAGGTCGACGTGCACAGCGGAACCGTCTCGGGCACGTCGCCGAACCCGATCCACGACCTCGCGCGCGTGATCGCCGCGCTGCGCGACGACGAGGGCCGCCTCGCCGTGCCGGGCCTGGAGGCGCCGAGCTCGCCGGACGGGCGACAGCGCGCCGACTTCGCCGAGCTCGGCGTCGAGCCGACCCAGTGGGTCGCCCTGACGGAGACCTCGCGTGACGAGGGGGAGCCGGGCTGGACGGTGCCCGAGCGGCTCTGGGCCCGGCCGTGGATCGAGGTGATCAGCGTGCAGGCGGGCGACACCGAAGGGCTCCCGCGCGCCGTCATCCCGGCGACGGCGACTGCGGAGCTCAGCATCCGGCTCGCGGGAGACCAGGACCCGCAGGAGATCGCGGGGCACGTCGAGCGGTGGGTGGCGGATCGCCTGCGCGGCATCCGCTTCGACCTGGAGTTCGACCACGTCACCGCCGAAGCGCCCTACCGGACGCCCGAGCATCCCGCGGTCGACGCGCTCGCGGCGGCCATGGAGGTCGGTTTCGAGGTCGACCGCGTCGGCCGAATGGGCAACGGCGGCGGCGGGCCGGCCGACCTGCTCGCGCGCCGCACGGGCGCGCCCGTGCTCTTCTTCGGCACCGGACTTCCGAACGACCGCTGGCACGCGCCCGACGAGCACGTCCGGTTGGACGTGCTCGAACGCGGCGCCGTCACGCTCGCCGAGTTCTGGCGTCGCCTGCCCGCCGCGATTCGATAG
- a CDS encoding class I SAM-dependent methyltransferase, whose product MIDLDLLRRHPDLEAPGLQATDAADRLILDEAGPALADAAHGEVVVIDDAYGALALGAVGAGARGVRVHQDPITGERALAENAVRVGVSADDRPLSRPLEPQLVAGARVVLMRLPRSLDRLDQVAELIAVHAAADVRVFAGGRIKHMSLAMNDVLANRFARVDVTHARQKSRVLVASGALGPTSGARPSDGWPRRAHDEALGLTIVAHGGVFAGAAVDIGTRFLLDVLDDAVPDAATAVDLACGSGVVATWLARRRPEVVVRASDRSAAAAASAALTADANGVADRVEVARADALEHLPDTSERLVVLNPPFHSDAAVHTGIATHLFADAARVLEPGGELWCVWNSHLRYRPLLERLVGPTRQVARNPKFTVTASTR is encoded by the coding sequence GTGATCGACCTCGACCTCCTCCGGCGGCATCCCGATCTCGAGGCGCCGGGGCTGCAGGCGACGGATGCCGCGGATCGGCTGATCCTCGACGAGGCGGGGCCCGCGCTCGCCGACGCGGCTCACGGCGAGGTCGTCGTCATCGACGACGCGTACGGCGCGCTCGCGCTCGGCGCCGTCGGCGCGGGCGCGCGCGGGGTGCGCGTGCACCAGGACCCGATCACGGGCGAGCGCGCGCTCGCCGAGAACGCCGTCCGTGTCGGAGTGTCCGCCGACGATCGTCCGCTCAGCCGTCCGCTCGAGCCGCAGCTCGTCGCGGGGGCCCGCGTCGTGCTCATGCGCCTGCCGCGCTCGCTCGATCGGCTCGACCAGGTCGCGGAGCTGATCGCCGTGCACGCGGCCGCCGACGTGCGGGTGTTCGCGGGCGGCCGCATCAAGCACATGTCCCTCGCGATGAACGACGTGCTCGCGAACCGGTTCGCCCGCGTCGACGTGACGCATGCGCGGCAGAAGTCGCGCGTGCTCGTCGCGTCCGGCGCGCTGGGTCCGACGTCCGGCGCACGACCCTCCGACGGCTGGCCGCGACGCGCGCACGACGAGGCGCTCGGGCTCACGATCGTCGCGCACGGCGGCGTGTTCGCGGGCGCCGCCGTCGACATCGGCACGCGGTTCCTGCTCGACGTGCTCGACGACGCGGTCCCGGATGCCGCGACCGCCGTTGACCTCGCGTGCGGCTCGGGCGTCGTCGCCACGTGGCTCGCGCGCCGGCGCCCGGAGGTCGTGGTGCGCGCATCCGACCGCAGCGCGGCGGCCGCGGCATCCGCCGCCCTGACCGCCGACGCGAACGGCGTCGCCGACCGCGTGGAGGTCGCGCGAGCCGACGCCCTCGAGCACCTGCCCGATACGAGCGAGCGGCTCGTCGTGCTGAACCCGCCGTTCCATTCCGACGCGGCCGTGCACACCGGCATCGCGACCCACTTGTTCGCCGACGCGGCGCGCGTGCTCGAGCCCGGCGGCGAGCTGTGGTGCGTCTGGAACTCGCACCTGCGCTACCGCCCACTGCTCGAGCGGCTCGTCGGCCCGACGCGCCAAGTCGCCCGCAATCCGAAGTTCACCGTGACGGCGTCGACCCGCTGA